The Malus sylvestris chromosome 8, drMalSylv7.2, whole genome shotgun sequence genomic interval GCATATGCCACCAAAGTCAATGTGGAAAATGTGACCGAAGCAAAATACGTAGTCGACTCCAAACTTCCTCTATATATATCCTTAGTCATAGGCTTAATTTGCTATAAAAATTTTAGGTATTGCTCATCTGTCTTCACTCACGAAACTtaaggtaattttttttttcggtaacATAAAGGTAATATTTTCTTGCCTGGCTCTATCGCTTTGTTTGTAGGCTTTTGTTTTCTGTGGTCAAGATGCTTTCTTGTACTTACGTTTCCTTGGCTCTTCGTCTCTTTTGAGGGCTCTTGTTTTTCCTGTTTAAGTTGTGAGTATGTAGCTAGGTTAGACTAGTTGTACGACAATTTGAAATCTCCCTTCTCGTAGATTAGACTGGTTAAAAAAGATCGTCTTATTGTAAAAGCTAATTAAAAACAGATGTTGATTTGGCTTTTTGGTTGACTTTTTTTCAAGGAAACAATTTTATCAATGGATGCGATGGACTTAACACCCAAGTCAGCCCAGAAGTTGTTTGAAGGAGATGGAGGAGCATATTACATTTGGTCGAGTTCAGATGTTCCGGTGCTTGCTGAGGCCAAGGTTGGTGCAGGCAAGCTTGTTCTTCAACCTCATGGCTTCGCTCTTCCTCACCATGCAGATTCCTCCAAACTGGGATATGTTCTTCAAGGTAATTAATAACTAATTAACTACAGCCTACAACTACATATGTAATTAACTGTATGTGGTGTTCCTTTCCGTCCgtgcacactaaaaaatctttcTTCACGTACATGTAATTAAAAAAGGTGGAATACAGAAGTTTCTTTTTGgaacactttggatgcggtccctagctatcaatattatttgattgaaaccttgttagtttttagtttttgattgaggtccctgacattaatgtaataatgtaagttactatatttttttttaaattaaaaattaaaaattgaaatttgtaattgtttatattaatgagattttaaataatattaatgagatttatactctctattatattgtgtgtgtgtacacacatatgtatgggtacattaaccaaaagtaacaaaaaaagttattgtaccaaaacatggatacattctcaaatcaacaaaaaagaatgtgcccatataagtttaaacatggattaaaaaatttgaatggattttatattaaaaaaagggtacattttacatataacaaattgatatatttgagaatgggtacatttaagattaaagaaattgaaaaattatatgaatgggtacatttaagattaaaaatttgagaatctttttatatatataaaaaaaactaataggtacaaacttaatttagtttaattttttattattttggaaatgtttgaattgaaaattaattagaagtttaatagaggtgtgagtattaaaccctaaattaattactaatttttatattaaaaaattatataataaacatgtaaattcattatcacattaatgctagggacttgaatcaaaatttaagaactaataaggtcttagtcaatgaatagtaaaaactagggaccggatactaatatttcttttttattcatCAATGCCCTTGTTACATAACTAGTTAATATGATGGAAAACAAATCATACTTTAGTTGCTAGACTATAATGCTTATATCATAGTTTGTTATGAATCTGAACCACACATTCAAGCGataatcaaattgacaaagaaaATCCCATATAATATGTAAATAGTTTAGATTCACAATTTGACAAGATAATAATATGTTATATTTGTTATTGGATCATAGAAGTTCAAAGATTTTAGCATTAACTATCGTCCTTGTCACGATAATCTACCTGATCGATCTGGTTGACCAAAATAATCAACATGATCAATAGTTAAGATTCAGGTTCTCGCATGAAAGCAGTAACAATATGTCCGGGATTTGTTATTTGGGGAACAAAGAAGTTTGAAGATCTTAACTAGCACCAAATGGTGATGCAGGTAATGATGGATTAGTAGGAATGGTCTTCCCTAACACATCAGAGGAGGTGGTGGTTAGGGTTAAGAAAGGAGATGTGATACCATTACCAGTTGGAACAATCTCATGGTGGTTCAACAATGTTGATCACTCTGAGGAGCTTCTTGTTGTTTTCATGGGTGAAACTGCCGGAGCCCACGTTCCCGGTCAATTTTCGTACTTTTTTATTGCCGGAACCCTAAGTCTACTTGCAGGTTTCTCAACAGAATTTGTCAGCAAGTCCTTCAACATCACTGAGGATGAAGCTgatggcatcaccaaaaaccAGACTGGGGTTTTGATCATCAAGCTAGGTCAAGATGAAAAGGCCAAAATGCCCCTCCCCAATCTAAAGCTCACCGACAAATTTGTTCACAACATCAGTACTAGTAGTACAACTACATTAACTGAAAAGGAATTTCCTTTTCTTAAACAAGCTGGGTTAAGTGTTAACCTCACAAAACTTGCGGCCAACACAATCAGCTCTCCAATTTACACAGCGGATTCCACAGTCCAAGTGATTTATGTTGCTCGAGGGAGTGGCCGGATACAGATCGTGGGTGTTAACGGTCAACGTTTGTTGGACGCAGAGGTAGCTGCTGGGCAGCTGGTTGTGGTACCAATGTTCTTCATGGTTGCTAAACTTGCAGGACATACTGGGCTGGAGTGTTTCGCTCTCATGACTAGTTCTCAGTAAGCACATTGAGCTGTCACAACACCACTACTTTCATTTTAGTACCTTTTTTTGTCCTAATGAAATCAGTTCGATACTGAAGTGCGAGTGATTCTATTTGGACACACGAAAGTGATACATTTGTTGACACACATGTAAATACAAATGGAGCATTATACATGACACGAATACGTCGCTAATATAGTGTTCCTTACCAATCATACAACGTGAAGTGTTAGTTTCTCTACACATGACATTATGTCATTGGTATAGAATACTACATCAGCAGTATAACTATGTCATGTAAGTCCTCATAATTCATGAAATACTAATTGTTATTATATTTGCAGGCCTGTCATGGAAGACTTAGTTGGAAAGACATCACCATTGGGAGCATTATCACCGGAGGTGCTGCGAATATCCCTTAATATAACTCCAAAGCTAGAAAAACTTCTCAAGTCCAATATTCGAAGGTCTGATCATGATCAACAACCGAATTAATTATTCCAAATCAATGTATCGTGATTAATGCGGTAGTAAAAGTCCGCCGAGAATCTTTTATGTAATCTTATCTGTTATTTTAAAAAACCGAAAAATAAGTCACAAGACTTAAACGTCTTTATGGTGGTGAGCCTTGTTAGCAATTGAGGTCCAAATCCAAACTTCTGTTagtcttttgttaaaaaaactcACGTGACTATCACATGGAGGGCCAAATTCATCattttaattcaaatttcatCCTATTCCATAGACATCTAGTATGAGTTAGTGTTTAACGGAAATAAGATTTCACATAAAATAAGCTCGAATGCAAAGAGTGAAACAAAACCTGTAAAACCACGTCAATGGCTAGGAGaagaggtgaaagtgaagttgCGCCTAATTTCTCAGGTATGATTTCGTTTGGAAATCATAATACTTGTATTAAACCATTGTTTTTTTCAATGCCAACTCGTCTTTGATCATGAGTTAGAGTCTTAGTCTGCCTTAAATTTTCATTCTTGTATCAATTTGTACCAGTTCGAATGCATATATACCTTTCAATTTTGTCTTTAATTGATAGTGAAGTTTGATACACGCTGTAGTCAACCAGTACACaacctttcaatttttttcttaatcttCTTTGAATTTTAGTTATTTAAGTTTCTTACGCTCTTGAAGTTTATATGCAGAGGACAGACATGAAAATTGAATTTTCAGCAATACCTTGCATCCATtgtctttaattttttaattatgcaATGTCTGTCACCCGTCTAGATGCATAAATACTGCGATGCCTTTCCCCTGTTGTCTTTAATTCTTTAAGTTATTCTTGTAAATTATCTCTCATTTTCACACTTGTTTCAATTTGCTTTGTGCACTAGAATCAGATGCCAACTTTTtaactcacaaaaaaaaaaaaaaaaaaaaaaaaacaaatgtatgtCATAACCCACCCAGAAAGAACAAGTGTATACCTAAGTCATACTAGATGTCCATGGAATAGGATGTAATTTGGATTGAAATGACGTATTTGACCGATCCATGTGATAGTCGCATAAGTTTATTTAATGAAAGACTAACGGAAGTTTGGATTTGGGCCTCAATTGCTAACAAGGCTCACCACGAGGGTTTAATTAACAATTTTTTCATCACAAAAGTCACATTAAAAGTAGTGTGTCACGTTagaaaccacaaaaaaaaaaaaatttgacctTAATAAAATTTGTGTGGATAATGGATCACGGATGACAATAAAAAATAGAATACAAACAGATTACTCGATCTTCACTTTCCCAGTGGACCCAAAAAAAGATTTCGCGCTTCTCTTTGTCCCTAATAAATAAATCGGCTAAGGTATTTGTACcctatttttcaagttttttactACGCATTTTGGCCGTGGGATCATAAAAAATAAGTCAATTTTAATGGTATTTCaagatattattatttattttttggatcaGGATAATTATCTTGAGAGATTATTAAAGGGTTATCTAAGTTAGCTATTATGATTGGATATGGTTGAGTTTACACGAGATAAGATTCTCTCATCTCCTATTTTCTTGTCCTTTCCTTCTTTCATTTCTTATTTAAACAGTTACAATTAAATCaagttaatattttattttttgtaagggaaaaggacaaaaacaaatgaaaagagaagaggaaagatgagggaagagataagagaatcctactccttaTCAGAAATAGGATTGATCTTCGGGTTGGTGGTGAGGTGAAGTACGTAAGTGGTTGGAGAATGACTAGCATGTGGTAATCTTCTAACTGTCAACCACATGTTGATGGGATAaaactaggcctggcaaacgggtcgtgtcagtcgtgcttgtgtcgttttcgtgtaacatctgttatcttaacgggtcgtgtcgtgtcacacctgttatcttaacaggttgggtcactttacccaacggataaagtgacccgacccgttataacccgttatgacccgttaagaaaaatatatttttttcttaaatttgcacataccacactttgccacataaatattacttcaaaacattaaaacacataatttaatatatatatatatatatatataattattttagtttttaggggtataaaattgttaaattaatgtatataattattatagtttattcatactcattaagtataacataagattttgtggtatccactagtgtaattttttaaattgaagatcgaatttattcattgtattcatataggcaCTAGTAGAAAAACTCGTTTGCGCAACGGAATCTTGCGCGACGCACAaattttcgtcgcgcaaagtgactttgcgcgacgccaaACATAAAACGTCGCGCAAATGGTCTTTGCGCGAcgacactttgcgcgacgaaggttgacgtcgcgcaaagctattttgcgcgacgtaggtttACCTGCGTCGTGCAAaactgttttgcgcgacgtcaccattcgtcgcgcaaagttttggCGCCAAACCTACAATATTTTACCCTTTTGCCCAAAGTTGTTTTGCACGACGCAGATGCagctacgtcgcgcaaagttttttttttttttcttttggggatctttcattgcctttttcttttgtggtatccacttgtgtaaatgttttaaattgacgatcaaattagttcattgtattcatataggtttAAAGAGTGtcgctgtaaaaaatcatcaaaatcgaagttaaaataaccgttaaatcgtgatttttcgtttatagccgtcgaaaaggtttgtcccatacttaatctctgaatgtttgtttttttcgatttttggcgtatgccaTCTCgcagtatatacaaacaaatttgacagttggatcgttgaaagtAATCTCGTACAATGTGTTTCCCATctagttcaatggtatatatatatttactaagtagattttaatttatttattttgtattcatAAGCAAACGggcaaaaaatatttttaaaaaacctTGTGCGACGTAGgtgacgtcgcgcaaagtgtttttttttttttttgcttttcttttgagGTTCTTTAattgctttttcttttgtggtatccacttgtgtcaagaagtgtagctataaaaaatcatcaaaatcggagttaaaataaccgttaaatcatgattttttttataaccatcgaaaagttttgtcccgttacttgatctttgaatgtttgttttttgcaatttttggcgtatgcgatcttgaagtatatacaaacatgtttgacggttggatcgttgaaactagttttgtagaatgcgtatcccatcaaaacaatatattcactaacacttgagagtttattcatactttcattaagtataatataagattttgtggtatccactagtgtaaatattttaaattgaagatcgaattcattcattgtattcatatagggtcaaggagtgtaactgtaaagaatcatcaaaatcggagttaaaataaacgttaaatcgtgatttttctttttataaccgtcgaaaagttttttcccgttacttgatttctgaatgtttgttttttgcaatttttggcgtatgcgatcttgaagtatatacaaacatgtttgacggttggatcgttgaaactagttttgtagaatgcgtatcccatcaagacaatagatttactaacacttacaaagtttatttatactttcattaagtataacataagattttgtggtatccactagtgtaaatattttaaattgaagatctaattcattcattgtattcatatagggtcaaggagtgtagctgtaaaaaatcatcaaaatcggagttaaaataaccgttaaatcatgatttttctttttataaccgtggaaaagttttgtcccgttacttgatctccgaatgtttgtttttttgcaatttttggcatatgcaatctcgaagtatatataaacgtgtttgacggttggatcgttgaacctagtttcgtagaatgcgtatctcatcaaaacaatagattcactaatacttaagagtttatttatatactttcattaagtataacataagatttccactagtgtaaatattttaaattgaagatcgaattcattcattgtattcatatagggtcaaggagtgtgtagctataaaaaatcataaaaatcggagtcaaaataacagttaaatcatgatttttcgttttattaccgttgaaaagttttgtttggttacttgatttctaaatgtttgtttttgtgattttttaatgatgcaatctcgaagcatgttgatgcacaaaatcagcgaggactttggcacaacagaaaatgttaagtttgtgacattcgctagattgctccggtcactagtgtggatatggacagggaagcaaacacaagatgtacgtggtttacccagattggctacgtccacggagtaaaaaagttctcattaattgtgaagggtttacacaagtacataggttcaagctttcctttagtgagtactagtgaatgatttagtacaaatgacattaggaaatattgtgagagaatgatctctatttatagaagagagtttctagttttattctgacattgacacgtgtcgtgttgtgattggcttctgatgttgacacgtgtcgcgctatgattggcctcctggttagagggaaactcttctgggtccttgacggtataacgttgaccagtgctcagtagtttcgggattggtcaactatggtacaaacagtgctcccctaagttcccgagtgagggaagcttctcggttcgggacttgcaagatccaagctattgagtaatcacgaaacttcgaagtaccgaagtgtggtatcattttcacttgccttatctgtctcatatggagatgtggcatcttctctggaagtacttttcctccatccatgggtggtatctttaaccaatgaagatgcacaaggtaatgtatcaatttcacttgaagcttacttgtagtttcgagcttggtcaagtgcgatacaaaccctatagtagaagtcccccaagtcgtcgagctaggagatttgccgaatgaggtaataaacaaggtaaacaatcagacttccaagcaagaaacctggatcggaggttcgactttggcttccggttgattgttctccttctccttgtgtcgtaaacagcaacaaggataaggagcaaggaagaaaatatcggtaatatcggaaatatcggtagtccgaaaacacggaaatatcgatggaaatatcggtaaaatatcgatatcgataaaaattacatggaaaccacggaaattgtaagaaaaacttggaaatttttaatgaaactttgtaggatgtttatttagtcaattatctattagtttatcacaaaaaattggaaggaaatgcattgcatgatggatttaactgatttaagttgattatatagcgagctggcaaacattgtgagtgtagaaaatatgtagtaattaatgaaagaagtttaaacacaccataatcatttatatataattaattagtacaatatttggaggttttatttaggatattaaaaaaaaaaagggaagtgactaaaatgatgaagaataatgtgccgaatttgacactttaaatttcttacacataagaataagactaaactttaatttggatgccgattatgttttttcaagtttatataaagtaaaagaattgaattttggaaaccaggagtgtgtcaattgaattttggccggcgtgtaaggtatcaatctcttcgtctcgtcgagtagtacaactttcctttttgtttcactcaatttcgttgagtattgaaaaagttatactcatttgaatcttacccagtttccggcgacctcagtggctttcgaggaaatttccggccaaaccacaatgAGTCAGACGTCGTGtaagataccattctcttcttctcttcgaggtctacaactttccttttcgtttcactcaatttcgttgcgtattgaaaaagttatactcatttgaatcttactcaatttccggcgacctcagtggctttcgaggcaattaccggccaaaccacggcaagTTGGCCAGCGTGCAAGGTAttaatctcttcgtctcgtcgagtagtacaacgtttttttttgtttcactcaatttcgttgagtattaaaaaagttatacttatttgaatcttacccagtttccagcgatcgcagtgactttcgaggcattttccggccaaaccacgacgattcagacgtcgtgtgaggtaccattctcttcgtctcttcgaggaatgcaactttcgtttttgtcttgcttgatttcgttgagttttgacaaagttatggccgtttaaagtgggtgtaaattttcggccgaaattctgattttcttccttgagtgactgagtcccacatcgcccagcgagggcagtgagcaagccaaaaatgcctataaaaggcACATTCACCTCCTGAGAAAGCTTGTTTTCATGTCTTGGTTGGCCTTTGGGCTTTGATCAAGTGTAGTATGTTGAGATTTCTCAACATATTAAgtatttttgaatattttattgcgatattattgataattttgtcaaaatattgtgatattattgataatattgataatatcgtgatattttgacgaaaattatttggatagttaaaaaaatatcggatctttaaaaaaacgataatatcggcgaaatatcgccgatattatcgatttttacTTCCttgataaggagaagcaaatggagaatagatgatatgagatacttttgcttttgaagaagtaactttccacaggcttattcttgaactgggctggaaggtttctggtttcctctagagtataaggccgactcaagaatttgagggtcaaaacaagtccatcaaatctagagtacattcgaccctgatgatatgagatattttttccgttgacaaagtagtggatgtatcggcacgtgttctgttacgcttatcTTTACATGCTTCCTTGCattcttctcacttgccctatatgttccttaGGCAGacatggtatcttctctggaagtataagatgttgaagatgagtactcaagagcaatgccaggtaagtaatcaggcaaggggttctcggcagtcagttcctaactagaagcttgattccaagtgctgactgattgctctatttctccttgtcttgcagataAGAATAAGGCCAaatgaaaagacagggaaaaaacatgatatgggatactcttgcttttaaccctgatgatatgagatactcttgctctggtgtggcttgtttgcagaggtattatagggaggaaaagaagctaagtatttcgagagactctgctgaaagtgccctctcggatgtgaagaaaagttgagcattttttttatttgcaggtctgcctggctgtggaggatggaggtcgacatatatagaagtctccctaacaacaagtagtagtgctattcctttacccttcttggtcatagcaatgtagtgagagct includes:
- the LOC126632992 gene encoding 11S globulin seed storage protein 2-like, whose protein sequence is MDAMDLTPKSAQKLFEGDGGAYYIWSSSDVPVLAEAKVGAGKLVLQPHGFALPHHADSSKLGYVLQGNDGLVGMVFPNTSEEVVVRVKKGDVIPLPVGTISWWFNNVDHSEELLVVFMGETAGAHVPGQFSYFFIAGTLSLLAGFSTEFVSKSFNITEDEADGITKNQTGVLIIKLGQDEKAKMPLPNLKLTDKFVHNISTSSTTTLTEKEFPFLKQAGLSVNLTKLAANTISSPIYTADSTVQVIYVARGSGRIQIVGVNGQRLLDAEVAAGQLVVVPMFFMVAKLAGHTGLECFALMTSSQPVMEDLVGKTSPLGALSPEVLRISLNITPKLEKLLKSNIRRSDHDQQPN